The Methanobacterium sp. genome includes a region encoding these proteins:
- a CDS encoding transposase: MALDGSGFTNDYADKYYAKIRQKERKSYIKNHLTIDVKTRLILYYQTSRGPKYDTQFAKPALRQIKKYKPNYIVADKAYDTEPIRKCINEELKAFDQIPLKNRAKKGQYRLKSPAIFRQKIYINRNNIESIFSTIKRKFNGTNHSRSTQLSNKETKLKNTIYNIYRSTQIK; the protein is encoded by the coding sequence ATAGCATTAGACGGTTCTGGTTTCACTAATGATTATGCAGACAAGTATTATGCAAAAATACGGCAAAAAGAAAGAAAAAGCTACATAAAAAACCACTTAACAATAGACGTAAAAACACGCCTTATTTTATATTATCAAACATCACGTGGACCGAAATACGATACACAATTTGCAAAACCTGCATTAAGACAAATCAAAAAGTATAAACCAAATTACATAGTAGCTGACAAAGCATATGACACAGAACCAATAAGAAAGTGTATAAATGAAGAACTCAAAGCATTTGACCAAATCCCTCTCAAAAACAGAGCAAAAAAAGGACAATACAGACTAAAAAGCCCAGCAATATTCCGACAGAAAATATACATAAACAGAAACAATATAGAAAGCATATTTTCAACAATAAAGAGAAAATTTAACGGCACAAACCATAGTAGAAGCACACAACTATCAAACAAAGAAACCAAACTCAAAAACACAATATACAACATCTACAGATCAACACAAATCAAATAA
- a CDS encoding 4Fe-4S binding protein, translated as MSTVERNGNEKRSLDYIRNKCVGCGICTEICPTESLKLGPVLPIARGLVDMDYLNVNGKNCVLCGLCASACPFGALEFEINNKNIKDLDEYPIWKHSASIDEDECLYCKACETACPQDAITIKRELPERSKLVTGEINIDEDKCIYCGVCEELCPPQAISMKQEKMDREIKVDENKCVYCLVCKRACPVNAIKAVCSSCSYGDYRLNPEDAKIKGRSILQEDECVNCGWCQEICPVDAAKVIKPFEGEVIMDTTECKGDSCHACMDVCPCNAVSLVDNKSSIEERFCILCGACSNVCPQNCIKIQRDKINLENIKSKSWQKQMAKLVVNGSK; from the coding sequence ATGAGCACAGTAGAAAGAAACGGGAACGAAAAACGTTCTCTGGATTACATCAGGAATAAATGTGTCGGCTGTGGAATATGTACAGAAATCTGCCCAACAGAATCACTAAAATTAGGTCCAGTGCTACCAATAGCAAGAGGTTTAGTTGACATGGATTATCTAAATGTAAATGGTAAAAATTGTGTTTTGTGCGGTTTATGTGCTTCAGCTTGTCCTTTTGGAGCTCTTGAATTTGAGATCAACAATAAAAACATCAAAGACCTTGATGAATATCCTATTTGGAAACACAGTGCGTCTATTGATGAGGATGAGTGCTTATACTGTAAAGCATGCGAAACTGCATGCCCACAGGATGCCATAACTATTAAAAGAGAACTCCCTGAACGTTCAAAACTGGTAACTGGTGAAATCAATATTGATGAAGATAAATGTATTTACTGCGGGGTATGTGAAGAATTGTGCCCACCACAAGCCATAAGCATGAAACAGGAAAAAATGGATCGTGAGATCAAGGTAGATGAAAATAAATGCGTTTACTGTCTGGTGTGTAAACGTGCCTGTCCAGTAAATGCTATAAAAGCTGTTTGTAGTTCATGTTCCTATGGAGACTATCGATTAAACCCTGAAGATGCAAAAATTAAAGGTAGGTCCATCTTGCAGGAAGACGAATGTGTGAACTGTGGGTGGTGCCAAGAAATCTGTCCAGTGGATGCAGCTAAAGTCATAAAACCCTTTGAAGGCGAGGTAATAATGGACACCACGGAATGTAAAGGTGATTCATGCCATGCTTGTATGGATGTTTGCCCCTGCAATGCAGTGAGCTTAGTGGATAATAAATCATCCATAGAAGAGAGATTTTGCATTCTCTGTGGTGCTTGCAGTAATGTCTGCCCACAAAACTGTATTAAAATTCAAAGAGATAAGATAAATCTGGAAAACATTAAATCCAAGTCATGGCAGAAACAAATGGCCAAATTAGTTGTTAATGGTTCTAAATAA
- a CDS encoding 4Fe-4S binding protein, translated as MPVVIDLEKCGKINDCPGEGLCIKLCEQGALVEEDGELVLYMEKCDDCDLCITNCPNQAISKA; from the coding sequence ATGCCAGTAGTAATAGACTTAGAAAAGTGTGGAAAAATCAATGACTGCCCCGGAGAAGGACTGTGTATCAAACTATGCGAACAGGGTGCATTAGTAGAAGAAGACGGGGAATTAGTTTTATACATGGAAAAATGTGATGACTGCGATTTATGTATCACGAATTGTCCAAATCAAGCCATATCTAAAGCTTAA
- a CDS encoding TOBE domain-containing protein — protein sequence MKMSARNMLNGKVEGVTVGKVMASVKIRIEDPNMITAIITQESVNELDIKEGDVVKAIIKSTEVMIGKE from the coding sequence ATGAAAATGAGTGCACGAAACATGCTTAACGGGAAAGTAGAGGGAGTTACAGTGGGAAAAGTAATGGCCAGTGTAAAAATAAGAATAGAAGATCCTAACATGATTACAGCCATAATAACCCAAGAATCTGTTAATGAATTGGATATTAAAGAGGGAGATGTAGTTAAAGCAATTATAAAATCTACAGAAGTCATGATTGGAAAAGAATAA
- the tsaA gene encoding tRNA (N6-threonylcarbamoyladenosine(37)-N6)-methyltransferase TrmO yields the protein MKTVEYKPIGTIHSPHKDLQGMPIQPVGAKGVKGQIELENEYLEGLKDLEGFSHIILIYHLHMCNGHSLRVKPFLDNVKRGIFATRAPKRPNPIGMSVVCLEKVEGNIIHISNVDVLDGTPLLDIKPYIPHFDTCEDEDVCVGWFDDKKQEVKEKKSDTRFID from the coding sequence ATGAAAACAGTAGAATACAAGCCCATAGGAACAATACACTCACCTCACAAGGATCTTCAGGGAATGCCCATCCAACCCGTAGGTGCAAAAGGAGTTAAAGGACAAATTGAACTTGAAAACGAGTATTTGGAAGGTTTAAAAGATTTGGAAGGTTTTTCACACATAATATTGATATACCATCTTCACATGTGCAATGGGCATTCTCTTAGAGTAAAACCCTTTTTAGACAATGTAAAACGTGGAATTTTTGCAACAAGGGCTCCAAAAAGACCTAATCCCATTGGCATGTCAGTAGTTTGTTTGGAAAAAGTTGAAGGAAACATTATCCATATATCTAATGTAGATGTTCTTGATGGAACTCCTCTTCTTGATATAAAACCATACATTCCACATTTTGATACTTGTGAAGATGAAGATGTGTGTGTGGGTTGGTTTGATGATAAAAAACAGGAAGTCAAGGAAAAAAAGTCCGACACACGTTTTATAGATTAG
- a CDS encoding DUF128 domain-containing protein, with protein MPQETDRKMIEILRILAEKGKVLGAKTISRELHKKGYDLGERAVRYHLRILDERGFTARVGYIGREITPEGIKELGKGLIYDQVDFIFSKFEDMMYQTTLNPKTSLGSVVVNTSTFSYDAQLMKIIENIFNKQIAVSPYVKINTQASSDGNENKIEMETICGTTIDGMLLKSGIPVVPKYGGLVEIKNHVPRDFIELIAYKKTSMTPLEAFADQEMTSVLKVIESGNGDIPANFRIIPANSREDAIKLFDNLKKIGISGILKIGEAGEPVLGIPVDKNMIGIAVIGGIAPLCAAKESGYEVDIKMAESTTEFSQMKPITTPRKLLKLAGREKGEKVKFLLSKAWNLIHEVDFDLESHTGQVIVNVSYLKEEDFEEGLNIFGHVMASRPEYCTSKYYQIVPGPDGKKGIATVCSLTIDGILTKQGIATTPQYGGILETDNKTPRFIELIAYGGSSLDPHEIFLSKCLTSVSDALKTSGRILASLKEIPYVARPEAMDVLEKIGNAGFSILKIGKPSELVYNAKVERYHVGIVAPGGLNPLAAIKETGIQVQAKAVEKLMNVSQMEEF; from the coding sequence ATGCCACAGGAAACTGATCGTAAGATGATAGAGATCCTAAGGATCCTTGCAGAAAAAGGTAAAGTTTTAGGGGCTAAAACCATATCTAGAGAACTTCACAAGAAAGGATACGACTTGGGTGAAAGAGCAGTTCGTTATCATTTGCGTATTCTGGACGAAAGAGGATTTACTGCACGTGTTGGATATATAGGTCGAGAAATAACTCCTGAAGGCATTAAAGAACTAGGTAAAGGCCTAATTTATGATCAAGTTGATTTCATTTTTTCTAAATTTGAAGACATGATGTATCAAACCACTCTTAATCCAAAAACAAGTTTAGGATCCGTGGTTGTAAATACATCAACTTTTTCCTATGATGCGCAGTTAATGAAAATTATTGAAAATATTTTCAACAAACAAATAGCAGTAAGTCCCTATGTTAAAATTAACACACAAGCCTCATCTGATGGTAATGAAAACAAAATAGAAATGGAAACTATTTGCGGAACCACCATTGACGGTATGCTCCTTAAATCAGGAATCCCCGTTGTGCCTAAGTATGGTGGCTTGGTTGAGATAAAAAATCATGTCCCCCGAGATTTTATTGAACTTATTGCCTATAAAAAGACTTCCATGACACCTTTGGAGGCTTTTGCAGATCAAGAGATGACCTCCGTTTTAAAAGTGATAGAAAGTGGTAACGGAGATATTCCAGCTAATTTTCGGATAATACCAGCTAATTCCAGAGAAGATGCAATTAAATTATTTGATAATCTCAAAAAAATAGGAATTTCCGGAATTTTAAAGATTGGTGAGGCAGGTGAACCAGTTCTGGGTATTCCCGTGGATAAAAATATGATTGGAATCGCTGTTATTGGAGGTATAGCTCCCTTATGTGCTGCAAAAGAATCAGGTTATGAAGTTGATATAAAAATGGCTGAAAGCACAACTGAATTCTCGCAAATGAAACCAATCACAACACCTCGAAAGTTATTGAAACTGGCAGGACGTGAAAAAGGTGAAAAAGTTAAATTTTTACTTTCCAAAGCATGGAACCTTATCCATGAAGTTGATTTCGATCTTGAAAGTCATACAGGACAGGTAATAGTTAATGTGTCATACCTTAAAGAGGAAGACTTTGAAGAAGGACTGAATATTTTTGGACATGTGATGGCCTCCCGTCCAGAGTACTGCACCAGTAAATACTACCAGATCGTTCCAGGTCCAGATGGTAAAAAAGGAATAGCAACTGTTTGCAGTTTGACAATTGATGGAATACTCACCAAACAAGGAATAGCAACAACCCCCCAATATGGAGGTATCTTGGAAACAGACAACAAAACACCGCGATTCATTGAACTAATTGCTTACGGAGGTTCATCCCTAGACCCACACGAAATTTTTTTATCCAAATGTTTAACATCTGTAAGTGATGCTTTGAAAACAAGTGGCAGGATACTGGCCAGTTTGAAAGAAATTCCATATGTAGCTCGTCCTGAAGCGATGGATGTTCTTGAAAAAATTGGAAATGCAGGATTTTCAATTCTTAAAATAGGTAAACCCAGTGAACTAGTCTACAATGCTAAAGTAGAACGGTATCATGTGGGCATAGTTGCTCCTGGTGGGTTAAACCCATTAGCTGCTATTAAAGAAACAGGAATTCAAGTTCAAGCCAAAGCTGTTGAAAAACTCATGAACGTATCCCAGATGGAAGAATTTTAA